The segment ACTGTGACAGATACCATGAATTCCCATCTGCGAAGAAATAACAAAAtctgtgtaatattaaatatgtCAAATAATCTAATATTGATGAAAGGGAACATTTCATACCTCATCAAGCTCATAAACCCGCTGGGTAGTTTTGACTGTAACATGCAGAAACCTTAGAATACCTCGCACCATGTTCACAATAGTGTTGGAGACATCAGGTCCTGATttaatgtcaatcacttttccTTTTGTGTAGTCAAAAGTGAAGGGTTTGGTGAGTTCAGCTGCCAAACGTTTAGTAAGAGTAGGTGACACTTTGAATGAGTCTTCTCCTGGGATTCCATTAAACTCCTCAAAGGTTACATTGGCAATCTATATTATTGATAAAGCAATaagaatcataaaaaaaaatcaagtactgtatgttaagtCCTGCAGAGGATATTAATTGATAACAAAATTCTAATTAATTGTTTATAATTAATGATAGTGTTTTTCATGTACACATAATATTGTGCTCAGGTACTAAATATGCTAATCATgccaattattaatatttaaatagatagtaatatttaattattttaatatttttttgacagatataaaatatatatatatacatatttaaatacactatattaattaattaattaaattaattattaattaaattaattattgatataattaaaatatatatatatattattaatatattaaatttattacattCAATTAATAGTACATTTACAATTATTGTTATGGATAAactgcatagaaaaagtgattAGATTATCATTATATTAAGCATACCTGAAACAGAAAAGTTTGCAATGATACACCAGTGATTTTGAAATTGCACCGTAGTTTTACTCCAGACTCAGCCAGATCTGGTCTACCGCGCCCAATATTTACCATCCCctcatatttatattcatatgtCTTTTGGGGGTTTAAGGTGGGCTCTGAAATTATTGCAAATGGAAGGAAGATCTAtgacttaaaaacaaattagtCAGTATGTAACAATGATTACAGATCAACAGATAAGATATACAATTGCATAATTTTAAACCTTActctaaaaactaaaaagaatCACCTTATACACCTTACCAATTAGAAgttataaactataaaaaagtgcaaaacatGATCCCTTAATTGTTCCAACCCAGGAATAGATAACTGGCTTGTATATTTTCCTACCAAAGAGTAAGCCATTTTAAACGCATCCATACTCAATAAATTAAACTCACATACATTAAATCTAGTCTTCCACAAAAATTCCTAGAGAATTCACTGAGAATTTCAGACAACCAGTGTGTGCCCCTCCATGCAGCAAACATTATTCTAAATAGATTTGACCCAACAGTACTGGGATTATGTTGGCAGTTGAAAGCGGTAAATGTGGGCCAGAACTGGGCCATCGTTCAATCGCTATTTGGATGTCTCACATTGTTTCTATAAAAGCTGGCTTACCATTCTGCAAATGAATAGCACTGATCTGGTgtttctatgtatttttttatgaacattgtatttttccttttcaaATAGTTATCAATTGGAATCCATTTAAGAAACTACACTCGATGTCCATCCAAAGAACTCTTGTGAAGTTTCAAAGTGTAAAATTTTGTCAAAGGCATGGCTGGTCAACATGCAAGGCAGGCAACTACATGGGGCCTTGAGGCCAGTAGGGGGCCACGCAGGGCTGACACACTGCCTAGCCCaaactttatgatttataagataATAGTGATGAATGCTGGTTATAGATGGCCCCCTGCAAGTTTTTGGCTAGGGCCCGAAGAGACTCTAGAATCATATCTAAATGTAATTAGTTAGCTAGAGCTATTAGTATGAACGCTTTCTTCTTACACATATTGTTACGTTCATCTGACCATGttgaaaaaaaacctatatttGGTCAATTTGATTTGACTACATTACCGTGTATATTATAGTGTCTCTTGGGACCCTAGGCAAAAATTTGCAGGTCTCTTGAGAATTTAATCACTGACCAGTCAAAACACACGTGGGTGTGGCTAAACTAGTCCCACAAAAGTGGATGGACAAACTGGCTATTTAAGGCACATTTCTATAAAAATGGTCCACACACATAGGTCAGTATTTACTTCTGTTCTAGAACCTCCACCATTATATATTACTATCACTAACAAtaacttgacttgacttaatagtagtagtagtagtagtagtaatgatgataataataagaataagaagaatgattataaaaaagtcatattattattattattattattattattattattattaataataataataataataataataataaaaataataataataaaaaattttcaaTCTGCCAAGACATTACTCTATTGTAAATAATAGGTTAATGACTAAATAATTTTTGAATGAAGGTAAATATTGCTACTTACCATAATCCAGGCTCTGGCTTGCTAGCATGACAGAAGGAACAGATACATTTATCTAGTTTTATCTAATTATTCaaagattaaaaaacatttttgtctgTGATGGTGCACTCAGCCATCATTACTTTAAATAGTCTTGTACAAATGTGTGACAAAATGCCATTATTGGTCTTCTAATTATATAGAGGCCTTAGATAGATATTAAAAGGACACTTACCTGCCAAGGCCACGAAGAGACAATAGAGAAGCCACCGCATGGTGAGTGCCAGGAATAAAATCACCTGATTAGGCATAACCTTATATATGGCTGATAATCCTCCCTCTCCCCGCTATCTTATCTGTTGGACTTATGATGAAATGACCTGGTGACATTATATTTACAGATTCTAAAGAATTGAAATGCAcagttaaaaattttttttatcctaattGTGAATCCATAACTTGGTTTAAGAAGTAAGACTAATATAGAGCAGCTTGTTTTAGGAAGATGTACTGTTTGTGAAATGACTATACAAAAAATTCCTTGCACATCTGGCAATGAGAAAAGGACAAAGGTATGAGACCACAATGACCGCTGACAATGTCACCAAGTCCTGCAAATACAGTGCACTGAAAGTAAAGTATCTGTGATCGTTcaactctctccctctcttttttttaacatagtaATGAATTGTAGAAGCTTAACCCTTAACATGTTGTTATTTATCCCATTAAAGCTAAAAactcagatttactttatatataattGTGAGAGGAGCATGCAGTGTTTGCAAAGAGAAATCAATTCCAATGTCCATGTAGCtttaattatttagtttattattattatatagtttattcattttacagaTGCCCTTAAAATTTTCACACTTAAAAGaaagtatataatataaactgGGGGAGATGAGggttaaaaaaatgtatcaaaaGCCCAACAGTGACATTTAAACTTAACCTTTCAGTCATACGCACAGATCtttagctttttatttaacCATGACAGCTGTCTCCCAGTCatctaaataaaactaaataataataataataataataataataataataataataataataataataataataataataataatatctgtaATAATACAATTGGCATCATCAACATTTGAGAAAATAAAAGGTGTAACATATCTAATTGTTCAGGAATGCTATATTATCTTTAGTGTTACAGTGTACTTGCCTAAATCAGATCACACTTTGATGTATAAATTATCTCATAATTCTGTGTATTTCAGCACTTTGGTAAAATGCTCCAGTTCTTCTCAGAGAGAACTGAGTCTTTAGTATTTAGTCttatgtttaattttgtttattcaaaattcaaaatatTAGTTGTGCTTTGTCTTTTAATGATGACCATTTTTTGAAacttactattttattttaactttattgatttgctgttttaaaagACTAGATTTGTATATCACATCAAAGACACTACTTGTTTTTAAAGTGACTTGATTTTACTTATATCTATGTATTTAACAGTCCTATTCTCTACTAAGTACATATTTATTAACATACTAATTAATCATGCTTTAAGGATTCCAAAACCAACTGGTTAATAAAGtccacaaaaaaggaaaaacaaatgtaaaaataaaaaataaaataaaaaaaaatatataggtttattctattctgtattattttatacatttagttTAGTCTTTGGTGTTTATAGTGAATAAACTGTAATGAAACAATAACAAATGGGGCCTTAAAAACTGTTGGCATTGTCAATACATTCAAACAATCATTCTCATATTTTtgactaaatatattttttattattgctacAGTCAAGTTTTGACACCAAATGAAAGGTCAGTGGCAAAATGAAAATATATCCAAAAGTTACTTATTAACAAAGATATTAACAAggatttatacagtacacttaGAATACAACTCTTgtacaaacagaaacacaattTTGAGTTCGGCAACTTTAAATACTGTGTAAACAAAACTCTGTGGTAAATAAATGATCAGAAGAACtaatatgtgtatataatagGTTTTGTACAGTTAAGTGCAGTACATTTATTGTTACCTAAaagcaaaagtaaattttgGGCTTTATTCAAATATATGTTTGAAATATGCAGTCAATAACAAATGTGTAGCAGCCTTGGAAAACCCTTCATATAGTGAAATTTTATAATACAAGTGCACCTGAAATTATTAGAATATTGAGAAACTTTTtccataattaaattcaaaaagaaaaactacttctatattcattacatgtaaattaaactaatttgttttaatttgaagGTTTacagcttacagctcatgaagatcAAAAATCcaatatctcaaaatattagaatatttacaaCACAAATATTTACAACATAGAAATGTCTAATGAAAAGTATGTTTATTTCTGCACACAATACTCGAGCTTCTTTACCATGAACGGCATTGTATGGTAATGAGgtgatcagcctgtggcactgctgaggcgtTATTGAACTCCAGGTTAGTTTAATAGCAGCCTTCCGCTTATCTGTATTGTTGGGATGGGTGTTTCACATCTTCTTTGACTTTGTTGgtgactttggacttgataaacCACAGTGGGTCAACACCAGAAGATGGCATGGAACCCCAAACCATCACCAGCTGtagaaacttcacactggattTCAAGCAACATGAATTATGTGCCTCTTCACTTtttctccagactctgggactcAAATTtccaattaaaatatataatctaaGAATCGGTCTAATTTTATGCTTATGCCAGGTAAGCTTCTGTCTTTgttcaggagtggcttgatactagaaataaaaaagttgtgGCGGATTTCTTGAAAAAAGCAGTGCATTGCGGCTCTTGATgtactgactccagcctcactccatTCCTGGTGAAGCCTAAACTCAATTTCCTTCTGGTCAACTTAACATGAATTTGCTCCAATACAGCAATCTGTGAACAACCAGCTCTTTCAGCAAAGACCTTCTGTGGCTTACATTCCTTGTGGAGGGTGTGGATGATAAACCGCAAACTGGAtaactgtcaagtcagcagtcagCCTCATGATTGTGCTTGAATGTACTGAACTTGGCTGAGAGATACATAGCATTTATACTGTAAGAATGGTAATTTActaaaattcaaaattaaatatttttagatacTGAAGTATAAGCCATATTGAATCATCAGGCAAAAAGCTCTTTTTATGTCATAACTGAGTCACACTGTCATCTGTTGGGGTTTTCCCAGGCTCCCAcacaaattaatatattaactaCTATTTACTAATATATAAtgctacttttacttttaattttggtGTAATAAAGGGCCTGAATTGTTGCATTTGCtacatagaaatataaaaaatagatttttagtcTCAAGGTTCACCTCAAATAATTAtaagttataaaatatttttttagtaagCTTCCATGATGGTGACAGTCCAAAGATGTGGTTTCCTTATCTCAGGAACTCAAAACAACATGGAACATTCTTGAACATTCTGTAATACTCTTCTTGAACCTATTAAAAGGAGAAGTGGACGTTTTAgagataatatttaaattattttaaacaattagaAAGTAAACAGAACTGAATGATATAATCTTTACCTTTCTAGACAAAACACAAAGGAAGATAAAAATGAACATCCCCTGGAAGGCATTAGCGAATGTGAAGAGATAGGCCGTGAGAGTGGTCTCATTGAGGATGTGCACCACACCCAATGTCCATGTAGCTCCAAGTACAAATAAAAGAGCCAGAGCTCCTCTTGCACAAGACCTGGGTTCAAGCGAATAAATATTATGGACAGATTTATTATTTctcatttgtaatatttatctTACAATATCTCACAAATTATGACATATTCTTTACCTGATATTTTCGTAGTGACTGATCTCAGGTTTCTTGACAGCCGTGTGGCGATATACTTTATACATGATGACAGCAAACGCCAGCAAATTCACCTAGatatgatattaaaaaaatagactAACTTCAATTTGTGTTTAGGGATCTGATCTTATGGCCACGCATTAAAacaatcatatatttttttgtgctatCTCCTATCCTTCTCATAAGTGATCTCACAGATGCCTATGTTTTTTCTTAGTTacctatttttaaaagaataaaaatcaaGGTGATGGAAAAAACTCACTAAAATAATTAGACACGCAGGTCCAATGAAACTCCAgataaaatttctttctgtgcttAGCCAGCATCTATTGGAAagcaaaagcaaagaaaacttaagacattttgtgcatttttatagtatttttatgaatattgtgACAGTTAACATTATAATCCCCAGTGTCCTGTTCAGGGCAGTATACTTACGCAGAATTTGTACCATAGTATTTGTAGCCAAGAGTTACAGATATTAAGACGACAACTGCAGGACTGCCATAGCCGAATATGTAAAAATTGCGATGTAGGAAGCCTTTGTTGTAGATGACTCCAACAACAATGAGGTACAGGTGTATGCCCTCGATGCACATCCATGCGAAAGCAGCCAGAAAGAAATAATGCAGCAACCCAGCAACAACTGAACaaaacaactaaaacaaaaaagaaaattattttctaTACAATTAaggtgtaatatttttttaaagtcatcaAATACACTTCTCCCATTAAGGGGTTATCCACACATTCAACTTCGTTCAGGTTTTACTTGCAATTCGAGACCCTTTTTTTGATTGTTGTTTTCCAGAAACTCTAATTCCAAGCTAAACCTTAAACATAGGATTGTTATATGTTAACCTCCTGAGGTCCAGGCTCTGCTGGTGTGTAAATTGCATTTTCTCCTCAATGTTCCTTTTAGCATCTAATAACAATGAATTTAATTAGTGTCATCAAACAGAAAGAATTTTAAGAAAACATTTAGATATAACGGTCCTTATATGAGGAATGCACAAGGGGCATAAGGCTCAggagaataaatacaaatgaaaatccatattacaaatacaaattaaagACATATTGatacttttttcatatttaaaaattatgtcTAAAAACAACTGTTTTAACTGTTATAAACACTGTTATTGCCATTAATTACCGCATTTTGTACAAAGATCAGCCTCCTTTAACATCTTGTAtggcatatactgtaacattacACTAAAAAATCCTGTGATTGAAATAGACACTTTAATGGCAAATgtctatttttgtttgtaccaCAATGTATCACAAATCATTAAAGCTTGTTTAAAAATCTATATGGATATAATTACTGGGACATTTCATTGTCTAGATTTACATACAATATACGGAATTGTTTTAAAACTCTAAGACAGGCACCAGGgcacaaagtaaaatatgaaaaaatcaaaataaatgaagtGAATACTGGACTATATATTTAAAGTGAATCCTCCACATTATTTGCTCATACTCAATGATATAAACTTACAgacatgtatgtacagtatcctGGAAGCTCACCTTGTGTGCATACATATTGATGCCAATCAGAAAGATGAACTCGGCCATGAAAAGGCTGCAACACAGGTTCTTGTGGATGGTTGTCCTGGTGCTCTGAATCTCACTGAAGAACCAGAAGGTAAAGATGCACATGAACAAGCAGATTATGGAGATCACCATTCCCAGCTGAGTGATGCGAGTCAGAACATTGTAGTGTGCAGCAAGCTAAGGAGAAACagcaggtatttaaaaaaaaaaaaagaagattatgTAGTATCTGGTTGTCAGTCTCATATGGAATGAGATTTGTGCCAAAAAGgatcaaacaaaaataaaattatcaaacaaaatttttattgaAAGTATAGATGAAATGTTTTTCAGTTTATTGTTAAACCATGGAaatttattgtatataatattaaacctATACTGatacacactttctctcttaaGCTCTATGCATCGATTATAGCCTACCTGCTGAGATTCATTACTTAAATCTACAGAATGTTGCTCTACGTGTAGATCATAAACCCTTAAATAGAAAAACTAACTATTagaaatataaatgttataattatttttattcataaaaactcaTACTTGCCAGGCAAATTTCTCCACTACATTATCTAGACAATAAACTTTAGTTTgacaaaattatgtaaaaaaaaataataatacaatctgTTGATACATGTGCTCTAATAAAAGAGTAAAATCTGAATCTGACAGTACATGAATACATTCTGTTTTCCCAGACATTTTAATcagacattttaatattaaacagagCTTAACTTTATTTGTTGACTTTTGATTAACTCACATTGGCACGACCAGAGGACATGAGGATAGCAAAGTGTGTCAGATGATTACAGGAGCAGGTAGTATGGGTCTTGTTGACACGAGAGCGCTTACAACCCTCGATGGACCAGTGACCTTTCATGTTGCTCAGTGAATAATCCCAGAAAGCACATTTGCTCTCGTCTATTTCAGGGTCTATAGGCTTATTCAGAAGATAAATATGATTAAGGGGAAAAGCAATATAATACTGTAAGTACTGGgtatcatataaaaaaattgagtgAGTCTGTAGTCTGTGTATTACAAGTCACGTATTTCCTAGAGCATCATACTTAATATTAGTTTACTAACTGATGCCATgttctatatatactgtagatgtacaAAATACAGTCATATAATACATAATACGGtatttacagtaatacagtatttgtccactttttttttttttaggcatatTATAGTTTGCCAGCATACAGTATAGACTAGTACCTCATAGTGTTTGAGTGTGAAGGTCACATGATCCAATGGGAAAACATCCGGTGGACTTATGGCAGCAGCTATTACAGGAGAATTCACTGTGATCTCTCCTGCTTCTGCGTATCGACTGTAGTCAATCACACCGGGGTCTGAATTGGGCTTCATCAGAGACCCAATGCTGTCATAGTGCAGGAATATAACGGAAACGCTTCCTAATTCACAAAGATATCACATCACACATTAACATCTGTTGTCACATAATCAGAATCGTaatcaaaaattaaaataaaattgtaacagCCTTAATTAAAACGTTGAGATTTTGAAATCTTACTGTTAGTATTTTCCTCTTTCGTATGTTTGAGACTAAGTGAAATAGAATCGCCACCCAGTGATGCTGAAATGCTG is part of the Clarias gariepinus isolate MV-2021 ecotype Netherlands chromosome 15, CGAR_prim_01v2, whole genome shotgun sequence genome and harbors:
- the adgrl4 gene encoding adhesion G protein-coupled receptor L4 is translated as MEFFVKSQMKLLLLAVWLSSKLGPCECSKNCSQCALNASCRNNACWCNQGFIGNGSFCTDYDECVNATNICGDNANCTNVIGSYYCTCHRGYNSTGKEQFQPNDGTYCKDRNECESNQICGPFSKCHNTNGSYYCTCQRDYTTSSGRIRFHPDRTIKCKEDPNKDCHQDTDCRTKTVKTTIKNIINLPDPQQQMEEIKKQTSGDLAPVEIISYIEAMEASALRFANKSQKDSAISATIRSLVQSVNNLVEKEEKVAWNRMSEDTKDHYMTKLLHTAEQGAVALSQAYKHSAEVEIKQADMELKFYKVHPQKKQDPSISASLGGDSISLSLKHTKEENTNRSVSVIFLHYDSIGSLMKPNSDPGVIDYSRYAEAGEITVNSPVIAAAISPPDVFPLDHVTFTLKHYEPIDPEIDESKCAFWDYSLSNMKGHWSIEGCKRSRVNKTHTTCSCNHLTHFAILMSSGRANLAAHYNVLTRITQLGMVISIICLFMCIFTFWFFSEIQSTRTTIHKNLCCSLFMAEFIFLIGINMYAHKLFCSVVAGLLHYFFLAAFAWMCIEGIHLYLIVVGVIYNKGFLHRNFYIFGYGSPAVVVLISVTLGYKYYGTNSACWLSTERNFIWSFIGPACLIILVNLLAFAVIMYKVYRHTAVKKPEISHYENIRSCARGALALLFVLGATWTLGVVHILNETTLTAYLFTFANAFQGMFIFIFLCVLSRKVQEEYYRMFKNVPCCFEFLR